In the Alkaliphilus oremlandii OhILAs genome, one interval contains:
- the rplQ gene encoding 50S ribosomal protein L17: MAHYRKLGRVSAHRNLMLRNLVTSLLKNGRIETTDTRAKETRRLAEKMITLAKRGDLHARRQVLSFVTEETVVKNLFDEIAPKYQERNGGYTRIMKLGPRRGDAAEMVIIELV; encoded by the coding sequence ATGGCACATTATCGTAAATTAGGACGTGTAAGCGCTCATAGAAACTTAATGCTTAGAAACCTAGTAACGAGCTTACTAAAGAACGGTAGAATTGAAACTACTGATACAAGAGCGAAAGAAACAAGAAGATTAGCAGAAAAAATGATCACTCTTGCAAAGAGAGGCGATCTACATGCTAGAAGACAAGTTCTTAGCTTTGTAACAGAAGAAACTGTAGTGAAAAATTTATTTGATGAAATTGCGCCAAAATATCAAGAACGTAATGGTGGATATACACGCATTATGAAGCTTGGACCTAGAAGAGGCGACGCTGCAGAAATGGTAATCATTGAATTAGTATAA
- a CDS encoding energy-coupling factor transporter ATPase — protein sequence MGKIIEAHNIQFQYKNNEDETMLALNDVTVSVEPGEFIVVIGHNGSGKSTLAKHMNALLLPSEGDVFVKGLNTKDEEHIWDIRQTAGMVFQNPDNQLVATIVEEDIAFGPENLGIPPVEIVKRVEEALSIVDMMEYRGKAPHLLSGGQKQRIAIAGVIAMRPDCIIFDEPTAMLDPSGRREVIKTIHKLNKEENITIVHITHFMEEAVHADRVIVMEAGQIVLEGKPKEVFSKVEELKALGLDVPQMTDLANELIKEGIDLPQDILTVDEMVMRLCQLK from the coding sequence ATGGGTAAAATAATAGAAGCACATAATATACAATTTCAATATAAAAACAATGAGGATGAAACTATGCTGGCACTCAATGATGTGACCGTATCCGTAGAACCAGGAGAGTTCATTGTTGTGATCGGCCATAATGGTTCAGGTAAATCGACATTAGCAAAGCATATGAATGCTCTGCTGCTACCATCAGAGGGCGATGTCTTTGTGAAGGGGCTGAACACTAAGGATGAAGAGCATATCTGGGATATTCGACAAACAGCAGGTATGGTATTTCAAAATCCTGATAACCAGTTGGTTGCAACCATTGTAGAAGAAGATATCGCTTTTGGTCCAGAAAATCTAGGGATTCCTCCTGTTGAAATCGTAAAAAGGGTGGAAGAGGCCCTGAGCATTGTTGACATGATGGAATATAGGGGGAAGGCGCCCCATCTATTATCTGGCGGACAAAAGCAGAGAATCGCCATAGCTGGCGTAATTGCCATGAGACCGGACTGTATCATATTTGATGAACCAACTGCTATGTTAGATCCATCTGGTAGACGAGAAGTTATTAAGACCATCCATAAGTTAAACAAAGAGGAAAATATCACCATTGTTCATATTACACACTTTATGGAGGAAGCAGTCCATGCCGACCGAGTTATCGTAATGGAGGCAGGTCAAATTGTTCTCGAAGGAAAACCAAAGGAAGTATTTTCAAAAGTAGAGGAACTAAAGGCATTAGGGCTGGACGTTCCGCAAATGACAGATTTAGCGAACGAATTGATTAAAGAGGGCATTGATTTGCCTCAAGATATATTAACTGTTGATGAAATGGTGATGAGACTATGTCAATTAAAATAG
- the cwlD gene encoding N-acetylmuramoyl-L-alanine amidase CwlD: protein MKILVIRKYWLIRICIAVIAITVLILLLNYYKIIEVSMGVSTTDKVIVIDPGHGGFDPGKLGSNGRKNEKDINLDISLYLKAYLEQNDFVVIMTREKDEDLYTEDGSNRKMKTIDLTNRKKIVLDMKPDVFISIHANSFQESKYYGAQTFYPKNNEEGMKLANIIQQEFMNIVDPDNKRVPLENDTVYIIKGLDIPTVLIECGFLSNPEEERKLNDPQYQQKIAWSIYVGLEKYFKTFVQE, encoded by the coding sequence TTGAAAATATTGGTAATCCGTAAATATTGGCTTATTCGAATCTGTATCGCTGTGATTGCCATCACAGTATTAATTTTACTATTAAATTATTATAAAATCATAGAAGTAAGTATGGGGGTTTCTACTACGGATAAAGTCATCGTTATAGATCCTGGGCACGGTGGATTTGATCCCGGTAAACTAGGGTCCAATGGAAGAAAAAATGAGAAAGATATCAACTTAGACATCTCTTTATATTTAAAGGCATATTTAGAGCAAAATGATTTTGTTGTCATTATGACCAGGGAAAAGGATGAGGATTTATATACAGAGGATGGTAGTAATCGAAAGATGAAAACCATTGACCTAACCAATAGAAAGAAAATCGTGTTGGATATGAAACCAGATGTGTTTATTTCTATTCACGCCAATAGCTTTCAAGAATCCAAATACTATGGTGCGCAAACCTTTTACCCCAAGAATAATGAAGAAGGAATGAAATTGGCCAACATCATTCAACAAGAGTTTATGAACATCGTAGATCCTGACAATAAGAGGGTTCCATTAGAAAACGATACAGTTTATATCATAAAAGGGTTAGACATACCCACAGTACTCATAGAGTGTGGATTTTTGTCTAACCCTGAGGAAGAGCGAAAATTAAATGACCCACAATACCAGCAAAAAATCGCATGGTCAATTTATGTAGGACTTGAAAAATATTTTAAAACGTTTGTCCAGGAATAA
- the rplM gene encoding 50S ribosomal protein L13 has protein sequence MKSYMAKPNEVERKWYVVDAEGKTLGRLSSEIATILRGKNKPEFTPHVDTGDFVIVVNAEKVALTGKKLDQSFYTYHTGHPGGLRQVSFRRLLAEKPESLVYNAVKGMLPKTRLGRQMLTKLKVYAGPNHKHEAQQPEALELL, from the coding sequence ATGAAATCATATATGGCAAAACCAAATGAAGTAGAAAGAAAATGGTATGTTGTAGATGCTGAAGGTAAAACATTAGGAAGACTTTCATCAGAAATTGCTACTATTTTAAGAGGAAAAAACAAACCAGAATTTACACCGCATGTAGATACAGGTGATTTTGTAATCGTTGTTAACGCAGAGAAGGTGGCTTTAACAGGTAAGAAATTAGATCAATCATTCTATACTTATCATACAGGACATCCAGGTGGATTAAGACAAGTTTCTTTTAGAAGACTTCTTGCAGAAAAGCCTGAAAGCTTAGTTTACAACGCAGTAAAAGGTATGCTTCCAAAGACTAGATTAGGAAGACAAATGCTTACAAAATTAAAGGTATATGCAGGACCTAACCACAAGCACGAAGCACAACAACCAGAAGCGTTAGAGCTTTTATAG
- a CDS encoding energy-coupling factor transporter transmembrane component T family protein yields MLKDITIGQYYPTGSSIHKLDPRTKILVTFALIIGLFIINTFIPYLYVVAFIAAAVYISKIPFKYIIKGLKPLKVIIIITFVINIFMTQGTPIFVMGPLKVTAEGVYQAFFMAIRLMLLVMGTSLLTLTTSPISLTDGIENLLNPFKKIGVPAHELAMMMTIALRFIPTLLEETDKIMKAQMARGADFESGNIISRAKSLVPLLVPLFISAFRRADELAMAMEARCYRGGDNRTRMKELKMTGKDTIALGATALLIGILIIHRVIL; encoded by the coding sequence ATGCTTAAAGATATCACAATTGGTCAATATTATCCAACAGGATCCTCTATTCATAAGCTTGATCCAAGAACAAAGATACTCGTTACCTTTGCCTTGATCATTGGGCTATTTATTATTAATACTTTCATTCCTTATCTGTATGTCGTTGCCTTTATCGCTGCTGCTGTTTATATATCTAAGATACCCTTTAAATATATTATCAAAGGTCTAAAACCTTTAAAGGTCATTATTATCATTACCTTTGTTATCAATATCTTTATGACACAAGGAACGCCAATTTTTGTTATGGGTCCGCTTAAGGTCACCGCAGAAGGGGTCTACCAAGCCTTTTTTATGGCCATTCGGCTAATGCTATTGGTTATGGGAACTTCTTTATTAACCTTGACCACATCACCGATCTCCTTAACGGATGGTATTGAAAATTTATTAAATCCATTCAAGAAGATTGGTGTCCCTGCCCATGAGTTGGCAATGATGATGACCATTGCACTGCGTTTCATTCCGACACTATTGGAAGAAACGGATAAGATCATGAAGGCGCAGATGGCTCGTGGTGCAGACTTTGAAAGTGGAAACATTATCAGCAGAGCCAAAAGTTTAGTGCCACTGCTGGTGCCTTTATTCATCAGTGCCTTTAGAAGAGCCGACGAGCTTGCTATGGCCATGGAAGCAAGATGCTATCGTGGCGGAGACAATCGGACGAGAATGAAGGAATTAAAAATGACAGGAAAAGATACCATAGCCCTAGGAGCTACTGCTCTTTTGATTGGAATTTTAATTATTCATAGAGTTATATTATAG
- the guaB gene encoding IMP dehydrogenase, whose product MEDKIVKEGITFDDVLLIPAKSEVLPHQVDVSTQLTKKIKLNIPLMSAGMDTVTESKMAISLAREGGIGIIHKNMTIEEQALEVDKVKRSEHGVIVDPFFLSPDHIVEDALAVMARYRISGVPIAEKGKLVGIITNRDIRFETNYKKKISEAMTKDNLVTAREGISMDEAQKILMAHKIEKLPIVDDKGMLKGLITIKDIEKAIQYPNSAKDSNGRLLAGAAVGVSSDIMERVEALYKAKVDVVVIDTAHGHSKGVIETIKKVKEKYPELQVIAGNVATGEATRELIEAGVDAVKVGIGPGSICTTRIVAGIGVPQITAVYDCAKVAKEYGIPVIADGGIKYSGDIPKAIAAGASVIMIGSLFAGTEESPGETIIFNGRSFKSYRGMGSIASMEKGSKDRYFQHDSKKLVPEGVEGKVPYKGYVKETIYQLIGGLRASMGYCGTATTKDLQENGKFIRITGAGLRESHPHDIIITKEAPNYSISE is encoded by the coding sequence ATGGAAGATAAAATTGTAAAAGAAGGCATAACATTTGACGACGTTCTATTAATTCCAGCAAAGTCTGAGGTATTACCTCATCAAGTAGATGTTTCAACCCAATTAACAAAGAAAATCAAATTAAACATTCCATTGATGAGTGCAGGGATGGATACAGTAACAGAATCGAAGATGGCCATTTCCTTAGCTCGGGAAGGTGGTATTGGAATTATTCATAAAAATATGACCATCGAAGAGCAAGCTCTAGAGGTGGACAAGGTTAAACGAAGTGAACACGGTGTTATTGTGGATCCTTTCTTTTTATCACCCGATCATATCGTAGAGGATGCATTAGCAGTAATGGCGAGATATCGAATTTCTGGAGTGCCGATTGCGGAAAAAGGTAAGCTTGTGGGGATTATTACCAATAGAGATATCCGATTTGAGACAAATTATAAGAAAAAAATAAGTGAAGCAATGACAAAGGACAACCTAGTTACTGCAAGAGAAGGCATTTCAATGGATGAGGCACAAAAGATATTGATGGCCCACAAAATAGAAAAACTTCCAATTGTGGATGATAAAGGAATGCTAAAGGGTTTGATTACAATTAAAGATATCGAAAAAGCGATTCAATATCCAAACTCTGCAAAGGATAGTAACGGAAGACTATTAGCAGGTGCTGCTGTTGGCGTTTCTTCTGATATTATGGAGAGAGTAGAGGCTTTATACAAGGCAAAGGTAGACGTTGTCGTTATTGATACAGCACATGGACATTCTAAAGGTGTAATTGAAACGATAAAAAAAGTAAAAGAGAAATATCCTGAACTTCAAGTGATTGCAGGGAATGTTGCAACAGGAGAGGCAACGAGAGAGCTCATCGAGGCTGGTGTGGATGCTGTAAAAGTAGGGATTGGACCAGGTTCCATATGTACAACTAGAATTGTTGCAGGAATCGGCGTACCTCAAATTACAGCAGTGTATGATTGTGCAAAGGTTGCAAAAGAATACGGTATTCCAGTAATTGCAGATGGTGGGATCAAGTATTCTGGAGATATTCCAAAGGCAATTGCTGCTGGCGCAAGTGTGATTATGATCGGATCTTTATTTGCTGGAACAGAAGAAAGTCCAGGAGAAACGATTATTTTTAACGGTAGAAGCTTTAAAAGCTACAGAGGGATGGGATCCATTGCATCTATGGAAAAAGGAAGCAAGGATAGATATTTCCAACATGACAGCAAGAAACTTGTACCAGAAGGTGTTGAAGGAAAGGTTCCATACAAAGGGTATGTGAAGGAGACGATCTACCAATTAATTGGCGGTTTGAGAGCCAGTATGGGATATTGTGGAACAGCAACTACAAAAGATCTACAGGAAAATGGGAAGTTTATCCGAATTACAGGAGCAGGCTTAAGAGAAAGCCATCCACATGATATTATCATTACAAAAGAAGCACCAAACTATAGCATAAGCGAATAA
- the truA gene encoding tRNA pseudouridine(38-40) synthase TruA, which yields MRNIMIEIEYDGSNYSGWQVQPNAITIQEEIMKALKKLEGKDVVIHGSGRTDAGVHAYGQVATFLMERNIPVERLPLAMNSNLPKDITIIDAKEVPMDFHARYSAIGKRYIYHIYESRYRSAILRNYSYHINYKLDRSKMMEASKLLIGTHDFRGFMSNGSSVEDTVRTIKSLEFKSDGENIYMIIEGDGFLYNMVRIITGTLVQIGAGNKPLEQIEKILKTKDRSLAGHTAPPQGLFLDKVFYPLTH from the coding sequence ATGAGAAATATAATGATTGAAATAGAATATGATGGAAGCAATTACAGCGGATGGCAGGTTCAACCCAATGCAATAACCATACAAGAAGAGATCATGAAGGCTTTAAAAAAGCTAGAAGGAAAAGATGTGGTGATTCATGGGTCCGGTAGAACCGACGCAGGCGTCCATGCTTATGGCCAAGTGGCGACCTTTCTTATGGAAAGAAATATTCCTGTAGAGCGGCTCCCTTTAGCTATGAACAGCAATCTACCGAAGGATATTACCATTATAGATGCCAAAGAGGTGCCTATGGATTTCCATGCGAGGTACAGCGCCATTGGAAAAAGATATATCTACCATATTTATGAAAGTCGATATCGAAGCGCTATTTTAAGAAACTACAGCTACCATATCAATTATAAATTAGATCGCAGCAAAATGATGGAAGCAAGTAAGCTTTTAATAGGAACCCATGATTTTAGAGGATTTATGTCCAACGGCAGCAGTGTTGAAGACACGGTTAGAACCATAAAAAGTTTAGAATTTAAGAGCGATGGCGAGAATATATATATGATTATAGAAGGCGATGGTTTTTTATATAATATGGTCCGAATTATTACGGGAACCTTGGTACAAATTGGTGCAGGAAATAAGCCCTTAGAACAGATAGAAAAGATCCTTAAAACGAAGGACCGAAGCCTTGCAGGTCATACAGCACCGCCACAAGGATTATTTTTAGATAAAGTATTTTATCCCTTGACACACTAG
- the rpsK gene encoding 30S ribosomal protein S11 has translation MAKVAKKRTTRTRRRERKNIERGQAHIQSTFNNSIITLTDMQGNALSQASAGQLGFKGSRKSTPYAAQMAAETAAKAAMEHGLKTVEVYVKGPGAGREAAIRSLQAAGLEVNLIKDVTPIPHNGCRPPKRRRV, from the coding sequence ATGGCAAAGGTAGCTAAGAAAAGAACTACACGTACTCGTAGAAGAGAACGTAAAAATATTGAACGTGGCCAAGCTCATATTCAATCAACATTTAACAACTCAATCATTACTTTAACTGACATGCAAGGGAATGCACTTTCTCAAGCGAGTGCAGGACAATTAGGATTCAAAGGTTCAAGAAAATCTACTCCTTATGCTGCTCAAATGGCTGCAGAAACTGCTGCTAAAGCTGCTATGGAGCATGGATTAAAAACTGTTGAGGTTTACGTTAAAGGACCAGGTGCTGGTAGAGAAGCTGCAATTCGTTCCCTACAAGCTGCTGGACTTGAAGTTAACCTTATTAAAGATGTAACTCCAATTCCACATAACGGTTGTAGACCGCCAAAACGTAGAAGAGTTTAG
- a CDS encoding phage holin family protein, whose protein sequence is MSEEHNNNNNSRVKQADGWGSLILRVILSAIVLSIAAFFTPGFTINGIWAVLLAAAVISIVDYLIQRFTPLHASPFGRGFTGFIVSAIVLYATQFLVPNMGVTMWGALIGALVIGIIDMIIPGQTF, encoded by the coding sequence ATGTCTGAAGAGCACAATAACAATAATAATAGTCGTGTTAAACAAGCGGATGGCTGGGGAAGTTTGATACTAAGAGTTATTCTTTCTGCAATCGTATTGTCAATCGCAGCTTTCTTTACGCCAGGTTTTACAATCAACGGAATCTGGGCTGTATTGCTGGCAGCAGCAGTTATTTCAATCGTTGATTATCTGATTCAAAGATTTACGCCATTACATGCTTCACCGTTCGGCAGAGGCTTTACAGGTTTTATCGTATCAGCAATTGTACTTTATGCAACTCAATTTCTAGTACCAAATATGGGTGTTACTATGTGGGGTGCTCTTATTGGTGCATTAGTAATTGGTATCATTGATATGATTATTCCTGGACAAACGTTTTAA
- a CDS encoding DNA-directed RNA polymerase subunit alpha, whose protein sequence is MIEIEMEKPKVEVVEINAENTYGKFTVEPLERGYGTTLGNSLRRIMLSSLPGAAVTSVKIDGVLHEFSTIPGVKEDVAEIIINLKGLSIRMHGNEPKTVRIEAKGEGVITAGDIIADADVEILSPDTHIATLDTDAVLNMELTIAKGRGYVPAENNKTPGMPIGVLPIDSIFTPVTKVSYHVENTRVGQVTDYDKLVIEVFTDGSIVPDEAISLAAKIMNEHLNLFITLTDHVNDVEIMVQKEEDKKEKVLEMTIEELDLSVRSYNCLKRAGINTVDELAQKSEEDMMKVRNLGRKSLEEVQKKLEELGLGLRPSDE, encoded by the coding sequence ATGATAGAAATTGAAATGGAAAAACCAAAGGTAGAGGTCGTAGAGATTAATGCGGAAAATACCTATGGTAAATTTACAGTTGAACCACTAGAAAGAGGCTATGGAACTACTTTAGGAAACTCCCTAAGAAGGATCATGCTCTCTTCATTACCTGGAGCCGCAGTAACATCTGTAAAAATTGATGGTGTTCTACATGAATTTTCTACAATACCAGGTGTAAAGGAAGATGTTGCAGAGATTATTATTAATCTAAAAGGCTTGTCTATTCGTATGCACGGAAATGAGCCTAAAACGGTTCGTATAGAAGCAAAGGGCGAAGGTGTAATTACTGCTGGCGACATCATTGCAGATGCAGATGTTGAAATTCTTAGCCCCGACACACATATTGCTACTTTAGATACCGATGCAGTTCTAAATATGGAACTGACCATCGCAAAAGGTAGAGGATATGTTCCAGCCGAAAACAACAAAACACCAGGAATGCCGATTGGTGTACTTCCAATAGATTCAATTTTTACTCCAGTAACAAAGGTTAGTTACCATGTTGAAAATACTAGAGTAGGTCAAGTTACTGACTACGATAAATTGGTTATTGAAGTGTTCACTGATGGTAGTATTGTACCTGATGAAGCTATATCACTAGCTGCAAAGATAATGAATGAACATTTAAACCTGTTTATTACATTAACGGATCATGTGAATGATGTAGAAATTATGGTTCAGAAGGAAGAGGATAAGAAAGAAAAGGTTCTTGAAATGACCATCGAAGAACTGGATCTTTCCGTAAGATCCTACAACTGTCTGAAGCGTGCAGGAATTAATACAGTGGATGAACTTGCTCAGAAATCTGAAGAGGATATGATGAAAGTTAGAAACCTCGGAAGAAAATCACTGGAAGAAGTTCAGAAAAAGCTTGAAGAGTTAGGTCTTGGATTAAGACCGAGCGATGAATAG
- the rpsD gene encoding 30S ribosomal protein S4, translating to MARYTEAVCRLCRREGMKLYLKGDRCYTDKCAISKRTYAPGQHGQSRKKLSNYGLQLREKQKAKRFYGVLESQFRKYFEIADKQAGITGENLLRLLETRLDNVAYRLGFGSSRAEARQLVVHGHFTVNGKKVDIPSYLVSAGDTIAVAEKSKSSAKFKALAENAKGNTPNWLTVDVEKLEGKVVALPSREDIDLEIAENLIVELYSK from the coding sequence ATGGCTAGATATACAGAAGCAGTATGTAGATTATGTCGTAGAGAGGGTATGAAACTATACTTAAAAGGCGACAGATGCTACACAGACAAATGTGCAATCTCTAAGAGAACTTATGCTCCAGGACAACACGGACAAAGTAGAAAGAAACTTTCTAACTACGGACTTCAATTAAGAGAGAAGCAAAAAGCAAAGAGATTCTATGGTGTACTTGAGTCTCAATTCAGAAAATACTTTGAAATTGCTGATAAGCAAGCAGGTATTACAGGTGAAAACCTATTAAGATTATTAGAAACTCGTTTAGATAACGTTGCTTATAGACTAGGATTCGGTTCTTCTAGAGCAGAAGCTAGACAATTAGTAGTACATGGACACTTTACTGTAAACGGTAAAAAAGTAGATATCCCTTCATATTTAGTAAGTGCTGGAGATACTATTGCTGTTGCGGAGAAATCTAAGTCTTCAGCTAAGTTTAAAGCTTTAGCTGAAAATGCTAAAGGAAATACTCCAAACTGGTTAACAGTAGATGTAGAAAAATTAGAGGGAAAAGTTGTTGCACTACCTTCAAGAGAAGATATTGATTTAGAAATCGCAGAAAACTTAATCGTAGAGCTATACTCTAAATAA
- a CDS encoding energy-coupling factor transporter ATPase, with the protein MSIKIENLTYIYNPGSPFETRALDHVNLEINTGEFIGLIGHTGSGKSTLTQHLNGLIKPTSGKIMIGGIDITDESVKLRDIRKKVGLVFQYPEHQLFEETIYKDIAFGPQNLGLSEQEIEERVREAMELVKLPFDELKDRSPFELSGGQRRRVAIAGVFAMKPDVLILDEPTAGLDPRTRDELLAEIQTMHKKYKNTILLVSHSMEDISKLVDRVVVMHRGKVALLGTPREVFKEVETLESIGLGVPQISYLIRALKEKGIEIREDIFTVEEAKVEILKWIRSNKDA; encoded by the coding sequence ATGTCAATTAAAATAGAAAATTTAACCTATATATATAACCCAGGAAGTCCGTTTGAAACGAGGGCCTTAGATCATGTGAATCTTGAAATTAATACTGGAGAATTTATTGGATTGATCGGTCATACAGGTTCCGGTAAATCCACTTTAACACAGCATCTAAATGGACTCATTAAACCGACTTCAGGAAAAATAATGATCGGTGGCATCGATATCACAGATGAATCCGTGAAGCTGCGGGATATTCGAAAAAAAGTAGGACTGGTTTTCCAATATCCAGAGCACCAGCTATTTGAAGAAACCATATACAAAGATATTGCCTTTGGTCCTCAAAATCTTGGTTTATCGGAGCAGGAAATCGAAGAGAGAGTTAGGGAAGCCATGGAACTTGTAAAACTACCTTTCGACGAGCTAAAGGATAGATCCCCATTCGAACTCAGTGGTGGGCAAAGAAGAAGGGTGGCCATCGCAGGTGTATTTGCTATGAAACCAGACGTTTTAATACTGGATGAGCCCACAGCGGGATTAGATCCTAGAACAAGAGATGAGCTATTAGCTGAAATACAAACCATGCATAAGAAATATAAGAATACGATCCTATTGGTATCCCATAGCATGGAAGATATTTCAAAGCTGGTAGACCGTGTTGTGGTGATGCACAGAGGAAAGGTTGCGCTACTGGGCACCCCTCGAGAGGTATTTAAGGAAGTTGAAACCTTAGAATCCATCGGTCTAGGCGTTCCACAGATCAGCTACCTCATTCGAGCTTTAAAGGAAAAAGGAATAGAAATAAGGGAAGATATATTTACAGTAGAAGAAGCGAAGGTAGAAATTTTAAAATGGATAAGGAGTAATAAAGATGCTTAA
- a CDS encoding Mrp/NBP35 family ATP-binding protein, producing the protein MSNKCDGCQHNVEGGCSSKSCIVLEKENQWSSIEKVIGIMSGKGGVGKSSVTSLLAATLAKKGYAVGILDGDITGPSIPRLFGLKGQARQSEEGLLPTVAEDGVKVMSMNLLLSEETEPVIWRGPVVSGVMKQFWTDVVWGELDYLLIDFPPGTGDVALTAMQSLPIDGIVMVTSPQGLVSMIVNKGIHMAEKMNVPVLGLVENMSYVQPPSCSEPYYLFGKGKTEEVAKELGVDFLGSIPIEQEFAELSDQGKVFEYTNENFDKIANKVIKKLKAK; encoded by the coding sequence ATGAGTAACAAATGTGACGGATGCCAACATAATGTAGAGGGTGGTTGTAGTTCTAAAAGCTGTATTGTCTTAGAAAAAGAAAATCAATGGAGTTCTATAGAGAAGGTAATCGGCATTATGAGCGGCAAAGGAGGTGTGGGTAAGTCTTCTGTAACATCGTTGCTAGCTGCTACATTAGCTAAGAAAGGATATGCTGTAGGAATTTTAGATGGCGATATTACTGGACCCAGCATTCCTAGATTATTTGGATTAAAAGGACAAGCAAGGCAATCTGAAGAGGGATTACTGCCTACAGTAGCTGAAGATGGCGTAAAGGTAATGTCCATGAATTTATTACTTTCGGAGGAAACAGAACCAGTTATCTGGAGAGGTCCCGTAGTCAGCGGCGTGATGAAACAATTTTGGACAGATGTTGTTTGGGGAGAATTGGACTATCTCTTGATCGACTTTCCACCAGGAACAGGTGACGTAGCATTAACAGCCATGCAATCTCTTCCTATTGACGGGATTGTCATGGTGACATCGCCACAGGGCCTTGTATCCATGATTGTAAATAAAGGAATTCATATGGCAGAAAAAATGAATGTGCCAGTTCTGGGGTTAGTGGAGAACATGAGCTATGTTCAGCCACCATCCTGCTCTGAACCGTATTATTTATTTGGAAAAGGGAAAACTGAAGAGGTGGCAAAAGAGCTTGGGGTTGATTTCCTAGGAAGTATTCCAATCGAACAAGAATTTGCCGAGTTATCGGACCAGGGAAAGGTCTTTGAATATACCAATGAAAATTTTGATAAAATCGCCAATAAAGTTATTAAAAAGCTTAAAGCAAAATAA
- the rpsI gene encoding 30S ribosomal protein S9 has protein sequence MARVAYYGTGRRKQSIARVRLVPGEGNIKINNRDIEEYFKYETLKRDVRMPLTITDTLSRFDVIATVAGGGYTGQAGALRHGISRALTKSDEELRGTLKRAGFLTRDARMKERKKYGLKAARRSPQFSKR, from the coding sequence ATGGCAAGAGTAGCATATTATGGAACAGGTAGAAGAAAACAATCTATTGCTAGAGTAAGACTAGTTCCTGGTGAAGGAAATATTAAAATAAACAATAGAGATATCGAAGAATATTTCAAATATGAAACATTAAAAAGAGACGTTAGAATGCCTCTAACAATTACAGACACACTAAGCAGATTTGATGTAATCGCAACAGTAGCTGGTGGCGGATACACAGGTCAAGCAGGTGCTTTAAGACACGGAATTTCTAGAGCGTTAACAAAATCTGACGAAGAATTAAGAGGAACTCTTAAAAGAGCAGGTTTCTTAACTAGAGATGCTAGAATGAAAGAAAGAAAGAAATACGGTTTAAAAGCAGCAAGACGTTCACCACAATTCTCAAAGAGATAA